One window of the Deltaproteobacteria bacterium genome contains the following:
- a CDS encoding recombinase family protein — protein MKTKTTPAVTKRCAVYTRKSTTMGLEQEFNTLDAQREAGENYVRLQSHQGWQVLPTRYDDGGFTGANTDRPALQRLFDDIDRGEVDVVVVYKVDRLSRSILDFSQMVQRFDSKGVAFVSVTQNFDTSSSMGRLVLNVLLSFAQFEREMTAERTRDKVHAARRKGRWTGGPVPLGYDLVDGKLVVNDLEAVTVREIFTLYLQHRSLFAVMAELKARGRLTKRYVTKAGTVRQADAWDKRAIVRTLKNPVYVGRMPCNGESFDGEHEPIVEVETFEQANALIGGRTTRDPKPTNYLLKGLMRCGGCGAAMTPASSNRRGREYRYYRCKTRELRGKDACTTMPVAATAMEALVLKRIRDANVSGGMAREVEAALHARLKQERQAALEEKRGLPGQLKKLRGEAEKLGASIVAAPKGQKAVLQGRLAEVGAAIERHEAREAELDAKLAELVSRKVEGEWLVEALRNFDRLWEVMTPENRQRLVGAVVERVTVSGGRNQLDLDVKLADLGAVEMREAS, from the coding sequence ATGAAGACGAAGACCACGCCGGCCGTCACGAAGCGCTGCGCCGTCTACACGCGCAAGTCGACCACCATGGGGCTCGAGCAGGAGTTCAACACGCTCGATGCCCAGCGCGAGGCCGGTGAGAACTACGTGCGCCTACAGTCCCACCAGGGCTGGCAGGTCTTGCCTACGCGCTACGACGACGGTGGGTTCACGGGCGCCAACACCGACCGGCCCGCGCTGCAGCGCCTCTTCGACGACATCGACCGCGGCGAGGTCGACGTGGTGGTCGTCTACAAGGTCGATCGGCTCTCGCGCTCCATCCTCGACTTCTCGCAGATGGTCCAGCGGTTCGACAGCAAGGGCGTGGCCTTCGTCTCCGTCACGCAGAACTTCGACACGTCGTCCTCGATGGGGCGGCTCGTCCTCAACGTGCTCCTCTCGTTCGCGCAGTTCGAGCGCGAGATGACGGCCGAGCGCACCCGCGACAAGGTCCACGCCGCGCGGCGCAAGGGCCGTTGGACCGGCGGACCGGTGCCCCTGGGTTACGACCTGGTCGACGGCAAGCTGGTGGTGAACGACCTCGAGGCTGTGACGGTCCGGGAGATCTTCACTCTCTACCTCCAGCACCGCTCGCTGTTCGCGGTGATGGCCGAGCTGAAGGCGCGGGGCAGACTCACCAAGAGGTACGTGACGAAGGCGGGCACGGTTCGCCAGGCAGACGCTTGGGACAAGCGGGCCATCGTCCGGACCTTGAAGAACCCGGTCTACGTCGGCCGGATGCCCTGCAACGGGGAGAGCTTCGACGGTGAGCACGAGCCGATCGTGGAGGTGGAGACCTTCGAGCAGGCCAATGCGCTCATCGGCGGGCGCACCACCCGCGACCCGAAGCCCACCAACTACCTCCTCAAGGGCCTGATGCGCTGCGGTGGCTGCGGAGCGGCGATGACGCCGGCCTCAAGCAACCGGCGAGGGCGGGAGTACCGCTACTACCGCTGCAAGACGCGCGAGCTGCGCGGCAAGGACGCGTGCACCACCATGCCGGTGGCGGCGACGGCCATGGAAGCCCTGGTGCTGAAACGCATCCGGGACGCCAACGTGAGCGGCGGCATGGCCCGCGAGGTCGAAGCCGCGCTGCACGCCAGGCTCAAGCAGGAGCGCCAGGCAGCGCTGGAGGAGAAGCGCGGACTACCTGGGCAGCTGAAGAAGCTGCGGGGGGAGGCCGAGAAGCTCGGCGCCAGCATCGTCGCGGCGCCGAAGGGCCAGAAGGCGGTGCTGCAGGGACGGCTCGCGGAGGTCGGCGCTGCGATCGAGCGCCACGAGGCGCGGGAAGCGGAGCTGGACGCGAAGCTGGCCGAGCTCGTGTCGCGCAAGGTCGAGGGCGAATGGCTCGTCGAGGCGCTGCGGAACTTCGACCGGCTCTGGGAGGTGATGACTCCCGAGAACAGGCAGCGGCTGGTCGGCGCGGTCGTGGAGCGGGTCACGGTGAGCGGAGGGCGGAACCAGCTCGACCTGGACGTGAAGCTCGCGGACCTCGGGGCGGTCGAGATGCGGGAGGCCAGCTGA